The DNA segment GAGGTTTCTCCGGCAGCTACGGTGTAGGTGAAGCTTAGCGTTGAGGTTCCTGATCCAGAAGTATAAAAGGCTTTTCCGCCACTGTTTAAGGCGAGTTCAGGAACACCTGTTACGAAAACAGGTTGGTTAAACGTGACCGTTACAACGATCACACCTCCTTCTTTATACAGAAGGACGGTATTTGGGGAGTTTACATCTGTTACATTGAAGAACAGTAAGGACTGGTGTAAACCCTGGGTGAATATGGGATTCGAGCCTATGGTGTGAATCACCGGTTCGCCGACGGTAAAGTCCATGGTATTCCCACCGGACAGTGCCAGGGTACCACCAGCGGCACTCGTCGTATGGCTATTCGCGGATTGAGCATTTGCCGTTAAGCCAGCCAATATCGCGACCCATAACAATATAATTGTTTTTAGGTATCTCATGATGATAAGTTTAATGATCAGCTGTACTTATTTACTCAATGCTTAATCCGGCACTGGCATAGCCAGCTGTGGTCGTCAACAGACTGATACCGGCAGCTGAAGTAGAGAACACCAATAAAAAGCGGGTCTCGGCAGTTACGGGAATATTGAGTCCTGTTGTGATTCCATTAGATATGGCACCTATACTGATGATACCCGATAAGGAAGGAGCTAAAGTAACCGAAGCTCCGGGAACAGCGGTAAAACTGTTGTTTGGAGTTGTGGCGGAATAAAGCTGTGCGGTAATGCTTACTGTCGTACCGATCAGGGATAATGCTGCTGTAGTGCTAAAATAAGCAGACATACTTTTGATCGTTCCGCTTCTTGGCATAGAAAAGGCAAAGTTTAAGAGTGTACCAGCTGCCCCGGTCAGGTCAATTGTTGAACCCAATATCGAAAGGCTGGGTGCACTGCTGCCGAAACCGACAAAACTCGGTGTACCGGCAAGACCGCCAGCGATGGTGGTCAAAGTCACAGGAGTACCTGATGCGAAAGGAATAATCGCACCGCCATTAGAACCTCCTGATGCGTCATTGGCATCGGTAAGTCTTACCCATACCCCTGTTTTAGAATAGTAGAAACCTTTAGGTGCGTTGGTTTGGTAAACCAGTAAACCATCACTTGGTGAAGCGATTGCTGCTGCCGAAGCCACTCTTGGAATCAGGATTCCTTTGGTAGTCGACCAGATGTCCAATACCGCATCATTTGCAGGGAATGTGCCCGTTCCGGTACCGATCCCAACGCTACCGGTATTATTGTTCAGGATGTTTGCACCCGCAGCTGTCCAACGGTTATCGTCGCTGGTTATCGAAGTCGACGCATTTAAAGCATAAGGAACGCTCACCAGCTCTACGGTCCCAATTAAGACGTAGGAAGAACCTCCGGTGATGTCCGCTTCAATTTTAAGGTATTTGTTACCGGTAGCCCAGGGGATATTGGCAAATACGCCAGTAACCACTGTTCCCGTTCCGATTTGCAGATTGACCAATCCAAAGGCATTGGTGGTTGGCAATTGTGTCTCGGTATAGATTGCGGCACCTACCGGTCCGTTTTGCACGGTAAGTCGCATTCCTACCGCCTGACTAGGTACAGGCTGTCCGCCAGCATCTCGGATCACCGCCTGATAATTAATTTTCTGTGGGACTTGTGCGAAACTGTTAAGCACAAATAAAAATAACACAAATAGAGTAGAAGTTACTTTTTTCATAAGTGAGAGAATAAAGATGTTTAATTTAGATATGTAATAATTAGCTGTTGTTTTAGAACTGTGGCGAGAATAGCGCTGGTGTGTTACGCTATATAAAGTTATCAGGCTTGTGATACTAAAAGCCTGATTTTGACGTTGTAGTTGTCTAACTATTGAATAGTTATAAAAAGATAGGGTGATTAAGAGACCTTCTGTTGAGAGAAATAGGCGGTCGGCATGATGCCGGTTTCTTTTTTAAATGCATTATAAAAAGTGGCCACACTTTTAAAACCACATTCATGAGCAATCGACTCAATCGTCATTCTTTGTGCTTTAAGAGGGTATTGTTCCAGGAAGGAATGAATTCGGTATTCGTTGATCCAGTCGCGAAAGTTCTTCCCGATCAGGTTATTAAGTACAAAGGAACAGTGGTGAACAGGAATATTTAATGCTCCCGCCAGATCGACGATCTGAAAGTCTTCCAGCAGGTAGGGTTTTTTAGTTTCCATCACTTCCTTCATCGCATTGGAGTAATTGTCCAGCTGATGCGGCAAAAGACTGATCTTTTTTATCGTGTTCATCATTGCCGGAATTTCAGGTTTAACCTCTTTCTGCTCCATGTCCAGGTTAACCGAAACGAACAGATAGCCATAGAATAATCTCGGTTGATGGAGTACAAAAATCATGAGGATTAAAAGTATGGTTCCAACAGCGGAGATAAATAAGGTATTGCTGTATGGGAGCTTCATCGTCTGGAACAGCAAGGGGAGAAAACCCGCCAGTTGAAAAAAGGTGCCCGTTTTAAGGAAAAACAACAACCAGTTTCTACCCGCATGGCCAGCCTTTTTATCCAGGATATTCGACTTTAACACCGTATACCATGTGTAGGACAGATAAACGACCACCAGAACAGGCCTGAACAGGGAACTGAAAGCGGCAGAAAACAAGCCCGTTCTTTCGGTAATAAACAATTGTTTGTTCTCTTCAATCTGGGTTGCAATTAAGGTCCAGTTGATCGGAAGGGCTAAATTCCAGGGAGATAAATGGATAATGGCGAGAATTGCCGGAATAAAATGTAACCATTGGAACTTACGCAGCTGTTGGTTGCCCCTGATGAAAATGATCGTATACAGGTAGAAACAGGCAGGAGCGATGTACCACAATGGCGTAAACAGCTGATATAAGACCGGATAGGTCGCTTTTTGATCTGAATGAACCAACAAGGAGATCAGGACTTGTCCAAAACTTGAAAACAAGAGGAGGGCGAGCAGGTAGTTGAGTAACCTGATTCCCCGTTTTGCAAAAAATAAATGCAGGGAAAGGACGAGGAGAAAAAAGCAACTGATGCTGGTGAAAAAGAGGGAGAGTGTCATATATCAGGCACATAGGTAATTAAATATAACTCTTTTTATTTCGGGATAGATGAACTGTAGTGCTGTTGAGATAAAATGAACAAAATGAACAAGCCTATAGGCTGATGCTGAGGCCTCTCTGATGGATTTCCCTGTTTTTGGGTTGACAAAACTATCGATTTAGTTCGTTTAACTAAATTTAATCCATAACTTACAATAACGCTCTGGCACGAAGCTAAGGCATTACATCAGGTAGGTTATGGAGGCAAATTTAACAAGGGAGGATTTCGAAGAATGGCTATTTGCAA comes from the Pedobacter sp. FW305-3-2-15-E-R2A2 genome and includes:
- a CDS encoding exosporium glycoprotein BclB-related protein, yielding MKKVTSTLFVLFLFVLNSFAQVPQKINYQAVIRDAGGQPVPSQAVGMRLTVQNGPVGAAIYTETQLPTTNAFGLVNLQIGTGTVVTGVFANIPWATGNKYLKIEADITGGSSYVLIGTVELVSVPYALNASTSITSDDNRWTAAGANILNNNTGSVGIGTGTGTFPANDAVLDIWSTTKGILIPRVASAAAIASPSDGLLVYQTNAPKGFYYSKTGVWVRLTDANDASGGSNGGAIIPFASGTPVTLTTIAGGLAGTPSFVGFGSSAPSLSILGSTIDLTGAAGTLLNFAFSMPRSGTIKSMSAYFSTTAALSLIGTTVSITAQLYSATTPNNSFTAVPGASVTLAPSLSGIISIGAISNGITTGLNIPVTAETRFLLVFSTSAAGISLLTTTAGYASAGLSIE
- a CDS encoding helix-turn-helix domain-containing protein — encoded protein: MTLSLFFTSISCFFLLVLSLHLFFAKRGIRLLNYLLALLLFSSFGQVLISLLVHSDQKATYPVLYQLFTPLWYIAPACFYLYTIIFIRGNQQLRKFQWLHFIPAILAIIHLSPWNLALPINWTLIATQIEENKQLFITERTGLFSAAFSSLFRPVLVVVYLSYTWYTVLKSNILDKKAGHAGRNWLLFFLKTGTFFQLAGFLPLLFQTMKLPYSNTLFISAVGTILLILMIFVLHQPRLFYGYLFVSVNLDMEQKEVKPEIPAMMNTIKKISLLPHQLDNYSNAMKEVMETKKPYLLEDFQIVDLAGALNIPVHHCSFVLNNLIGKNFRDWINEYRIHSFLEQYPLKAQRMTIESIAHECGFKSVATFYNAFKKETGIMPTAYFSQQKVS